A single genomic interval of Lathyrus oleraceus cultivar Zhongwan6 chromosome 7, CAAS_Psat_ZW6_1.0, whole genome shotgun sequence harbors:
- the LOC127104136 gene encoding uncharacterized protein LOC127104136, whose product MADFESNNAAVRESLAHVQRTPSSANPTDDNVTRVIGVTNPAAAVAGATVETPVETVVPTNGNRQLVPADAIAPKTSQLATQVALSVVDPTRPANYQLLDDIIRAIEGLSAIGIDARDLCLVSNVVLPQKFKVSDLPKYKGLSCPRSHITMYCRKMVSYIDNDDLLIHYFQESLSGASLDWLQLQNQAQRSNETFTEYAQRWREMTSRVRPALSDNELVDIFMGTLQELYYEKMIGSSSINFTNMVTIGEHVENGLKSGKRSHEGFAKKKEGEENAVTADAHPQYQFPMALMSYYPYPYVAATQYQQPPCQYQPQKINQQSKPSSRNQNQQYNRDNKAQGRGQNNKNNFGNRP is encoded by the exons ATGGCCGATTTTGAATCTAACAACGCTGCCGTCCGTGAATCTCTCGCCCATGTCCAG AGGACTCCTTCCTCTGCTAACCCTACTGATGACAATGTCACCCGTGTTATTGGGGTGACCAATCCTGCTGCTGCTGTTGCTGGTGCTACCGTCGAAACTCCGGTGGAGACTGTAGTACCAACTAATGGGAACCGCCAACTAGTCCCTGCTGAT GCGATAGCTCCAAAAACCTCTCAACTAGCCACTCAGGTCGCTCTCTCCGTTGTTGATCCGACCAGACCTGCGAATTATCAGTTGTTAGACGACATAATAAGGGCTATTGAGGGTTTATCAGCTATTGGTATTGATGCTCGAGATCTTTGCTTAGTTTCGAATGTGGTGCTTCCACAAAAGTTCAAAGTGTCAGACCTCCCGAAGTACAAGGGTCTAAGCTGTCCTCGTAGTCATATCACAATGTATTGCAGAAAGATGGTTTCGTACATCGACAATGATGACTTACTGATCCATTACTTCCAAGAAAGTTTGTCTGGAGCTTCTCTAGACTG GCTGCAACTACAAAATCAAGCGCAGAGATCCAATGAAACCTTTACAGAGTATGCTCAACGTTGGCGCGAGATGACGTCCAGGGTCAGACCAGCATTATCAGATAATGAACTTGTGGATATCTTCATGGGTACGCTCCAAGAGCTGTATTATGAGAAGATGATTGGGAGTTCATCTATAAACTTTACAAATATGGTAACTATCGGTGAGCATGTAGAAAATGGGCTAAAATCAGGGAAGAGGTCACATGAGGGCTTCGCAAAGAAAAAAGAGGGGGAGGAAAATGCTGTAACGGCAGATGCTCACCCCCAATATCAGTTTCCAATGGCTCTTATGTCGTACTATCCATATCCGTATGTCGCTGCAACTCAGTATCAACAACCTCCATGTCAGTATCAACCGCAGAAAATTAATCAACAATCAAAACCTTCTTCGAGAAATCAGAACCAACAGTACAATCGTGACAACAAAGCACAAGGTCGAGGTCAGAATAACAAGAACAATTTTGGTAATCGCCCCTAG